A single window of Nicotiana sylvestris chromosome 5, ASM39365v2, whole genome shotgun sequence DNA harbors:
- the LOC138869225 gene encoding uncharacterized protein, protein MDFIEGLPRSFRKDTILVVIDRLLRERQIVYKSLKENLTKAQNRMKQYADSKRSEREFMVGDMVFLKLQPYRQTSVAMRRNLKLAAKFYGPYEVIRKLSQVAYELKLPPSSKIHPVFHVSQLKKKIGDRVIPSQEPPFCSDNGQILAEPVAILDRKMVKKGNKAVVQVLVQWANLLKEETTWEDYAFLKSQFPEFDP, encoded by the exons ATGGATTTCATCGAAGGACTACCCAGGTCATTTAGAAAGGATACTATTCTGGTAGTCATTGACAG GCTATTAAGGGAGCGGCAAATAGTTTACAAAAGCTTGAAAGAGAATTTGACCAAGGCTCAAAACCGTATGAAACAGTACGCAGATTCCAAAAGAAGTGAGAGGGAATTTATGGTAGGAGACATGGTCTTCTTAAAATTGCAACCATATCGTCAGACTTCAGTAGCAATGAGAAGGAATTTGAAACTGGCAGCCAAATTTTACGGTCCTTATGAAGTAATTCGTAAGCTGAGCCAGGTAGCTTACGAGTTAAAATTACCCCCAAGCTCGAAGATTCACCCAGTATTTCATGTATCTCAATTGAAGAAAAAGATTGGGGACAGAGTCATTCCTTCCCAAGAACCTCCATTTTGCTCTGATAATGGTCAAATCCTTGCTGAACCAGTTGCAATTCTGGACAGGAAAATGGtcaaaaaaggaaataaagcaGTGGTACAGGTACTAGTCCAATGGGCAAACCTTTTGAAGGAAGAAACGACATGGGAAGATTATGCATTCTTAAAGTCTCAGTTTCCTGAGTTTGATCCTTGA
- the LOC104218705 gene encoding uncharacterized protein, whose amino-acid sequence MLHTKKIMAALSDEEIAGIKNLINSAILDSEVKGGLRWPIGKDSSGGRYAVIGVWHTTAKSYGNPSIRFKLRHADRFDFGSSTGEVSRETSLKMPGIVSQLRKQTIDENLVLKMLEDNLKLIWDHCLSDGSSS is encoded by the exons ATGCTTCATACCAAGAAAATCATGGCCGCTTTATCT GATGAGGAGATCGCTGGAATTAAAAATCTTATTAATTCTGCCATTTTGGACTCAGAAGTTAAGGGTGGGTTGAGATGGCCCATTGGCAAAGATTCTTCAGGGGGTCGATATGCTGTAATTGGTGTTTGGCACACAACTGCAAAATCATATGGAAATCCGTCAATCAGGTTTAAGCTTCGACATGCAGATCGATTTGATTTCGGATCTTCAACTGGTGAGGTTTCACGGGAGACCAGCCTAAAAATGCCTGGGATTGTATCTCAATTGCGA AAGCAAACAATTGACGAAAATCTGGTGTTGAAAATGCTTGAAGACAACTTGAAGTTAATATGGGATCACTGTTTGTCAGATGGTTCTTCAAGCTGA
- the LOC104218706 gene encoding violaxanthin de-epoxidase, chloroplastic yields MALAPHSNFLANHETIRYYVGSKFPGHKRFSWGWEDYFGNIFVAKICSSRRIPRYFRKSPRICSSLDSRSLQLLSHGKHNLFPAHSINQNVSKGNSGSKFPKDVALMVWEKWGQFAKTAIVAIFILSVASKADAVDALKTCTCLLKECRLELAKCIANPACAANVACLQTCNNRPDETECQIKCGDLFENSVVDEFNECAVSRKKCVPRKSDVGDFPVPDPSVLVQKFDMKDFSGKWFITRGLNPTFDAFDCQLHEFHTEENKLVGNLSWRIRTPDGGFFTRSAVQKFVQDPKYPGILYNHDNEYLHYQDDWYILSSKVENSPEDYIFVYYKGRNDAWDGYGGSVLYTRSAVLPESIIPELQTAAQKVGRDFNTFIKTDNTCGPEPPLVERLEKKVEEGERTIIKEVEEIEEEVEKVRDKEVTLFSRLFEGFKELQRDEENFLRELSKEEMDVLDGLKMEATEVEKLFGRALPIRKLR; encoded by the exons ATGGCTCTTGCCCCTCATTCAAActttctcgccaaccatgaaacCATCAGATATTATGTCGGGTCAAAGTTTCCCGGTCATAAAAGGTTTAGCTGGGGATGGGAAGATTACTTTGGTAATATATTCGTAGCGAAAATTTGTTCCAGCAGACGGATACCTAGATACTTTCGAAAATCTCCTAGAATATGCAGCAGTTTGGATTCAAGAAGTTTGCAACTATTGTCACACGGGAAACACAATCTCTTTCCCGCACATAGCATTAACCAGAATGTATCTAAG GGAAATTCAGGAAGCAAATTTCCAAAAGATGTAGCTTTGATGGTTTGGGAGAAATGGGGCCAATTTGCCAAAACAGCAATTGTAGCTATATTCATTTTGTCAGTTGCTTCAAAAGCTGATGCGGTTGATGCTCTCAAGACTTGTACTTGCTTACTGAAAGAGTGCAG GTTAGAGCTTGCGAAGTGCATTGCAAACCCTGCATGTGCAGCTAATGTTGCCTGTCTCCAGACTTGCAACAATAGACCTGACGAAACGGAATGTCAG ATAAAATGTGGTGATTTGTTTGAGAACAGTGTTGTAGACGAGTTCAATGAGTGTGCAGTCTCCCGAAAGAAATGTGTACCTCGTAAATCTGATGTTGGTGACTTTCCTGTACCTGATCCAAGTGTTCTTGTCCAGAAGTTTGACATGAAAGATTTTAGCGGGAAATGGTTCATAACACGCGGTTTAAATCCCACTTTTGATGCTTTTGATTGTCAATTGCATGAGTTCCATACAGAAGAAAACAAACTTGTGGGGAATTTATCGTGGAGAATAAGGACACCTGATGGAGGATTTTTTACTCGATCAGCGGTGCAAAAATTTGTGCAAGATCCAAAGTATCCAGGGATACTCTACAATCATGATAATGAGTATCTTCACTACCAAGATGACTG GTATATTTTGTCATCCAAAGTAGAAAATAGTCCAGAGGATTACATATTTGTGTACTATAAGGGCAGAAATGATGCATGGGATGGATATGGTGGTTCTGTACTTTACACAAGAAGTGCAGTTTTGCCTGAAAGCATTATACCCGAGTTGCAAACCGCCGCTCAAAAAGTTGGCCGTGATTTCAACACCTTCATAAAAACAGACAATACATGTGGCCCTGAACCTCCCCTTGTTGAGAGGTTGGAGAAGAAGGTGGAAGAAGGCGAGAGGACGATCATAAAAGAAGTCGAGGAGATAGAAGAAGAAGTAGAGAAGGTGAGAGATAAAGAAGTCACCTTAttcagtagactgtttgaaggtTTTAAAGAGCTCCAACGAGATGAAGAGAACTTCTTAAGAGAGCTGAGCAAAGAAGAAATGGATGTTTTGGATGGACTTAAAATGGAGGCAACTGAGGTAGAAAAACTTTTTGGGCGTGCTTTACCAATAAGGAAGTTAAGGTAA